A stretch of the bacterium HR11 genome encodes the following:
- the metE gene encoding 5-methyltetrahydropteroyltriglutamate--homocysteine methyltransferase has translation MSRAKLKALGLDLPLLPTTAVGSYPKPPELMEARIQFQRGAISRERLEDLERRATEFWIRTQEELGVDVLVDGEMYRGDMVAYFAEQMPGFEIGGLVRSYGNRYYHKPIIVGTVEWPGPMTVRWWRFAQSLTDRPVKGMLTGPYTMMDWSFNEYYPDRKSAALALARAIRREVEALIEAGARIIQIDEPATSVRPDELPIMVEAMEVVLDGLRDRAYFITHMCYGNFEAVYPDMLKSPVDNFDLEMSNSGLDMLEQFRRHPYTKDISVGVVDVHSHVVEDVDTVEQRIRAALEVLRPEQVWVDPDCGLKTRQVDEAIGKLRVIVEATRRVRQALQASGASG, from the coding sequence ATGAGTCGAGCCAAGCTGAAGGCCCTGGGTTTGGACCTGCCCCTGCTTCCGACGACGGCCGTCGGGAGCTATCCGAAGCCGCCCGAGTTGATGGAAGCCCGGATCCAGTTCCAGCGGGGCGCCATCTCTCGGGAACGTCTGGAAGACTTAGAACGTCGGGCGACCGAGTTTTGGATTCGCACTCAGGAGGAACTCGGCGTCGATGTCCTCGTCGATGGCGAGATGTACCGGGGCGACATGGTCGCCTACTTTGCCGAGCAGATGCCGGGCTTCGAGATCGGCGGCCTCGTGCGGTCTTACGGGAATCGGTACTACCATAAGCCCATCATCGTGGGCACCGTCGAGTGGCCGGGCCCGATGACGGTCCGGTGGTGGCGGTTCGCCCAGTCCCTGACGGACCGGCCCGTCAAGGGGATGCTGACCGGGCCGTACACGATGATGGACTGGTCGTTCAACGAATACTATCCCGACCGAAAGAGCGCGGCCCTTGCCTTAGCCCGAGCCATCCGTCGGGAGGTCGAGGCCCTCATCGAGGCGGGGGCCCGGATCATCCAGATCGACGAGCCGGCCACCTCGGTCCGGCCCGACGAGCTCCCCATCATGGTCGAGGCGATGGAGGTCGTCCTGGACGGCCTGCGGGACCGGGCTTACTTCATCACCCACATGTGCTACGGGAACTTCGAGGCCGTCTATCCCGACATGCTGAAGAGTCCCGTCGACAACTTTGACCTGGAGATGAGCAATAGCGGCTTGGACATGCTGGAGCAATTCCGGCGGCATCCCTACACGAAGGATATCAGCGTCGGCGTCGTCGACGTCCACAGCCACGTCGTCGAGGACGTCGATACGGTCGAACAGCGCATCCGGGCCGCCCTGGAGGTCCTCCGGCCCGAGCAGGTCTGGGTCGACCCCGACTGCGGCCTGAAGACCCGGCAGGTCGACGAGGCCATCGGGAAGCTTCGGGTCATCGTCGAGGCGACCCGTCGGGTTCGGCAGGCCTTGCAGGCCTCGGGGGCGTCGGGGTGA